A portion of the Deinococcus apachensis DSM 19763 genome contains these proteins:
- a CDS encoding dipeptidase, whose amino-acid sequence MTRPPFLVDGHLDLAWAAGLGRDLTLDLETLRERDPVPGQTAMVTFGELREAGTRVCFGTLFALPRTGESPEGYMDPAGARAQALAQLDTYRRWEDRGLIRLLRNGAEVGTHLADPDGPLGVVLLMEGADPVRDPGDLGFWVEAGVRLIGPAWGRTRYAGGTDAPGPLTPEGRALVTAMRDLGVALDASHLDDAAFWEAVEIGPRMIVSHSNSRAFLPGNRHLTDEMARAAAASGGVIGLVFLSPFVRPGWTLSQPRVGLDELAAHARHYAGLVGWEHVGLGTDLDGGFGREKAPAGVERYRDVGRFLDLLPEEHRAGVAGGNWARWLTRLL is encoded by the coding sequence TTGACCCGGCCGCCCTTTCTGGTGGACGGGCACCTCGACCTGGCCTGGGCCGCGGGGCTGGGCCGGGACCTGACACTCGACCTGGAGACGTTGCGGGAACGCGACCCGGTGCCGGGCCAGACGGCGATGGTGACCTTCGGGGAGCTGAGGGAGGCGGGGACGCGGGTGTGCTTCGGGACGCTGTTCGCGTTGCCGCGGACGGGTGAGAGTCCGGAAGGGTACATGGACCCCGCGGGGGCACGGGCGCAGGCCCTCGCGCAACTGGACACGTACCGCCGCTGGGAGGACCGGGGGCTGATCCGGCTGTTGAGGAATGGGGCGGAGGTGGGGACGCATCTGGCGGACCCGGACGGTCCCCTCGGCGTGGTGCTCCTGATGGAGGGGGCGGACCCGGTGCGGGACCCAGGAGACCTGGGGTTCTGGGTGGAGGCGGGCGTGCGGCTGATCGGCCCGGCGTGGGGCCGGACCCGCTACGCGGGGGGCACGGACGCGCCGGGGCCGCTGACGCCGGAGGGCCGTGCGCTCGTCACGGCGATGCGGGACCTGGGGGTGGCGCTCGACGCCTCGCACCTGGACGATGCCGCGTTCTGGGAGGCGGTGGAGATCGGGCCGCGGATGATTGTCTCGCATTCCAACAGCCGCGCGTTCCTGCCCGGGAACCGCCACCTCACGGACGAGATGGCGCGGGCGGCGGCGGCGTCGGGCGGGGTGATCGGCCTGGTGTTCCTGAGCCCGTTCGTCCGGCCGGGGTGGACTCTGAGCCAGCCGCGGGTGGGGCTGGACGAACTCGCGGCCCACGCCCGGCACTACGCGGGGCTGGTGGGCTGGGAGCATGTAGGGCTGGGCACCGACCTGGACGGCGGCTTCGGGCGGGAAAAGGCTCCGGCGGGAGTGGAGCGCTACCGGGACGTGGGGCGCTTTCTGGACCTGTTGCCGGAGGAGCACCGGGCGGGGGTGGCGGGCGGGAACTGGGCCCGCTGGCTGACCCGCCTCCTGTAG